The Raphanus sativus cultivar WK10039 chromosome 6, ASM80110v3, whole genome shotgun sequence sequence agagagagtcaaaAGATGATTTATTTCTGTTCTTTCTTGTGTCACCATTATACATAAAGAAAGAGGAAAGGGGTATTTATAACTCATCAAAGTCGGTTATGGTCTCAGATATTTATCAAAGAAACATGCGGTGGAGACATGTGTATAGTGATAATCACACACATTTGATGAGAGTGAGACATCTATTTCCATGATGAATAATCATCATCTTTAACAAACTTAGAATTTTGAGATAATTTTTTTGTGCTCTACTCCACATCTTCTTTTATCTCCCATACGGACCGGGCCTGAAGTAAACATTGTACTTTGTGTAATATAAATTCGGAACATGTTGAATGATCTATGCACGAATTTGATAGttatgtaaattatttaaaaaacatttagactgactaaaaaagagaaaatattgattttttttaatgaaaatatgatCAACTCTGcaaaaaacaaagtaaatatgaaaaattctatttttgtgCCGAGAAGCATCTTTTTGTGAATGTCGTATGTTGTTTTCATATCCGGTCAACGAGGTGGTATAGTAAAAGAAGTATAAGAAGTGGAGATTTTCGTATTAATAGCAAGAATAACAAGGTCGGAAATTACAAGAACTTAAAGAGATCGTCTAAGCGAGATCGTCTAAACGAATTCTCTTTACAAATGTTTCTAGTCGCTGGAGACGAGCTTGTTCTGGTGAGAAGAGGTCGTCTCAGACTTTTAGTGGTGGCGTTTTCCTGGGGTCGTCGGAAACTAGCTCGTTCAGGTGGAGAAAAGTAGCCGTCTCAGATTTTTGGTGGTCTCTAACGTTTTTCAGTATGTCCTTTCTGTGGCTCTGACATCTCCTTTTATAGTGAAAGTATAGGTTTGTCGGCTTGTGGAGTCATCAATTGGTTAATGGGCCGGACTTGATTTTGGGCCTAGTATAGTAATGGGCTTTGTGCTAGGTCCATATCCAACAATTgtcccccccccctccccccaCTTAGTTTGCCAGGTAGTTAGCTCTGgtgaatttaaatatttctgaAATAAAAGGTGTTTTCCCTTATTGTATAGGTGTATGTAtctaaatgtgtatatatatatttttttttgcagttcgTCACGTTGCTGGGATTTAAGGGTGGAGGTTAGTGGATTCGAATTTTAAAGAGGATTTGGAGAAGATTTTGAGTGTTGGAAATCGTAAGTGGAAGTTGGTGGATCGGCAGCATATTGCTCGTAATTTTGCACGTATTGATTCAGGTTGctcttctcttccttttcttcttctctcttttcttctcttttttttgttatcttggttttcctttttctttcttctggttgttttaattattctcttcttttgttttgcttGTAGATCCTCGTCTGAAAAGAATGGGAAAGGTTGATTTACAGTTTTCGGATTACTATGGTTCTCGGTATGGTGGCGCTTCTGGTGAAATAATCAGTCATGATAAGGAGGCAGGCCTGGCTTATGGGGTGTTCCCAAGGTGCATTTGCACAAGGtctagattaaaaaaaaaattagttaagaATCTAAggtttttgcaaaaaaaatcagggtccctttttcacaaattatctattttctcatttaaaaagaaaattttgttcATGGTCCAGTAAAACCTTGAGTCGGGCCTGTAAGGAGGTAACGCTTCTGTTTGGATGGTGGCATTggtccgacgatgtccatcGCCCATCTCATGAAAGGATATGGCAGTGTGGTAGTTGTGAGCAGCTCTGTTGGTAAGTGAATCATCGGGGCATGTCGTTGGCATTTTTCGCATCTCGTGACGAAATTTTCGCAATCTGCCACCATTGTCGGCCAAAAATGCCCATGTCGCTTGATTTTTATGGCTAAGGCTCGTCCTCCTGAATGATTGCCGCCTGCTCCTTCGTGTGTTTCTTCTAGGACCATTTGACTTCTTGGCTGTGTATGCATCGCAAGAGTGCTTTAGTCGTGCTCCACCTGAAAAGGTTGTTGTCGTGCAAGACGTAGTGTGCGCATCGGGCTTTCAGTCATCGGGCGGCCCAACGGTTGGTTGGCGCTTTTCCTTCGGTGATGTAGAGTTTAATTTCGTCACGCCAGTCTACCGGATCTGCGACCTCTTCTTCAGGTGCTGGTTCGTTGATGTCTTCCATGTCCTCACCGAGATCGTAGATGATGTTGACTCCCATAGCTAGCTTGATACTTGGTTGGTCGATGCTTTCTACTGGGATCATTCTCTTTAGTGACGGATCCGAAGTCGATGCTAGAGTGGCAAGAGCGTCAGCAGTGGAGTTATCGCTTCGAGGTATCCCAACGGTGGGCGTCAATTGTTATTTCCATATCCTGTCAACGAGGTGGTATAGTAAAAGAAGTAAAGGAGGTGGAGATTTTCATATTAATAGTCAAGAATAACAAGCTTGGAAATTACAAGAACTTAAAGAGATCGTCTAAATGAATTCTCTTTACAAATGTTTCTAGTCGCCGGAGACGAGCTCGTTCTGGTGAGAAGAGGTCGTCTCGGAATTTTAGTGGTGGCATTTTCCGATGGTCGTCGAAGATGAGCTCGCTCAGGTGAAGAGAGGTAGCTGTCTCAAACTTCTGGTGGTCTCTGACGTTTTTCAGTCTATCTTTTTGTGGCTCTGACATCTCCTTTTATAGTGAAAGTACATGTTTGTCTGCTTGTGGAGTCATCAATTGGTTAATGGGGCGGGCCTGATTTTGGGCCTAGCATAGTAATGAGCTTTGTGCtaggttcatatccaacatcgtATCTTCATTTAAATTGGTGTAACTTTTGATCGCTCTTTAACCAATTAGTCATAGTTTAATTTACTTGATAGATCTTGTTTGAAGAATATAATCCATATTTAATAACAAGCCTTCCAATTCATTGTGATAGAAAAAGTTGATCTAAATTTATAAGAATGTATTCTAAAAGTAAGTAAAGCAGAATCTATTTTTAAAGTGGCGAGAGACTTTCATTTTTATTGGTTGGTGTTATTCCGATCTAGTTAagtaaatttctttttatttgaaaaaatagtattttatcgtaaaaaaatcaagtaaaataagaaatatatatcttattaagaACTGATTTTTACAAACATGAATtcacataattaaaatttaataaaaaggaaCGAAAATGGGTAAAAAGTTGGAAGGCAATTAATTAAACTAAAGAAAAGTCATATCATGGTatccaaaaaagaaagaaaagtgtAATTTACAATTTAGGCAAGAAAATAAGTGGGGAGAGAAAGTCTCACCTTCCGTTGACGAAGACGGTGTTAGCTGTTcgcatataaataaataaaatatattacacaTCAATAATATATACTGTATGTATGTATAcacatctctctttctctgtgtCGATGCGGCGTCTTCTTTGGTCAAATTGATACCaatctgaaacaaagaaaagaaaaaaaagtaatcaaaTCTTGCGtacacatctctctctctctctcgcacaTAGTCTGAATTCGAATTAGGGGTTTTGATTTTTCGAATTGAGTTCAACATCAGGTTCTTGGTGTGTCGCCGGCGAAAATGAAGTTGTGTTTGGTATGGATGAATTAGGGTTTCTTCAGTAGAAAAGAGTTGAATTGGGGGCTCATGGGTTGCATAATCTCAAAGAAGAAGTCTCCAAAGAGAaaccatcatcttcatcaaaggAAAGAATCGCGTTCTTCGAGGATCGATGATTCGAGCCAGCAACAACAAGACAGATCCAAGTTCAGTCCGAGTAGGTTGTCTGAGAAACATCCCGAGATTGCAGAGATTGGTGATAcggatgaagaggaagaggacgaAGAACCTAAGAGAGAGGCTAGTACTACTACTACTCTTGTTGTTGCTAAGGAGGAGCCAGAGGTGGCTTCAGGATGGCCTGCTTGGCTAGTCTCGGTCGCTGGTGAAGCACTTGTGGGTTGGACTCCACGACGTGCTAGCTCCTTTGAGAAACTTGAGAAAGTAAGTAAAGACAATACTCTTTCTTCCATTCTCcaataattaaaatgttttcttaacTTGTTTGATTGATTGTAGATAGGACAAGGTACGTATAGCAGTGTATACAGGGCTCGTGATCTTTTGGATAACAAGATCGTTGCGCTCAAGAGAGTCCGGTTTGATCTCAGCGATTTGGAGAGTGTTAAGTTTATGGCTAGAGAGATCATTGTAATGAGAAGGCTTGATCATCCTAATGTACTTAAGTTACAAGGCTTGATCACtgcctctgcttcttcttctctttactTGGTTTTCGAGTATATGGATCATGATCTCGTTGGTCTTGCTTCCTTACCCGGTATCAAGTTCTCTCAGCCTCAGGTACTCTACTAAATCACTTGCTTAACGCTACCATCAATTTTCTTTTCATAAATCTCAACTTGTTCTGTGTCTACTTTAGGTGAAATGTTACATGAAACAGCTTCTAAGCGGGCTTCATCACTGTCACAGTCGGGGTGTTCTGCACCGCGATATAAAGGGATCGAACCTGCTGATTGACAGTAACGGGATCTTGAAGATTGCGGATTTCGGTTTAGCGACGTTTTTCGACCCGCGGAACCATGTTCCCTTGACTAGCCGTGTTGTCACTCTTTGGTATCGACCACCTGAGCTTCTTCTTGGAGCTTGTCATTATGGTGTTGGTGTTGATTTGTGGAGCGCTGGCTGTATCTTAGGCGAGTTATATTCCGGGAAACCCATCTTGCCGGGCAAAACCGAGGTACTTTCAcctattctcttttttttttttacatcaaacgGCTgatctattactcaaacttgaggtggtctgggaaACCTATTCCGTTAAAAGGTAAAGAAAAGGTGATTTTATATAACTGAAGTCTTTTTGTAGGTGGAGCAACTGCATAAAATCTTCAAGCTGTGTGGTTCACCAACAGAAGATTACTGGAGGAAACTGAAGCTACCACCTTCAGCTGCGTTTAGACCCGCGCTTCCTTACGGACGACGTGTAGCTGAGATGTTTAAGGACTTGCCTACCAACGTACTTTCGCTTTTGGAGGCTTTACTATCTATAGATCCTGACCGGAGAGGCTCTGCAGCTAAAGCTCTTGAGAGTGAGGTGCTGGTTTTTTAACTTTATGTTTGATGTGCTTTCTTacttttttgtgatttttgataACACATAGTTGTTGTTGTGGAGCAGTACTTTAACACAGAGCCGTTTGCTTGTGATCCATCTTCCCTACCAAAATATCCTCCAAGCAAAGAGATTGATGCTAAACTCCGCGACGATGCCAAGAGGCAAGAGAAGAACGAAAGACAAGACTCTCAGACGAGACAATCACATGAAAGGAAACTTATCCCACCGCTAAAAGCTAATCCATCACTCACAGCGGCTATGGAGGTAACAGAGTATTGGTTTGATCTGCTATGGTTTGGTTTTGCCTCTGATCCATCAGATAACTgactaaacaaacaaaaaaaaatacttgttGGCCCAATACAGAACCCTTATCTAAGAACATGTGTTCCTGGTCATTCGACGAGACAAATGCAGATTACAAAGGACATGATGACCAGCAACAATCCAACGAGTGGGAGAGTCTCTCACTCGGGTCCGATGATGAAGAACCGAAATCACAGTCGGTTTACATACATGAAGGACAATGCAGCAGCCCCTTCAAGCAGGGCTAACTTGGCAGGACAAAGCGGTTCGCGTGTAGATACACTCGGCTCAGATCAAACAGTCATGGATCAGAAAAGGATGAATTTGAGAGCATTCAACAGAGCTGACACTATGGATAATAGTAAGAGGCAAATCAAAATCCCAAATGACCCATCTTGGGTAAGTTAATCTCCAGAGATATTTTTGTTCCTTTACTTTTGGAGACGAGAAACCGTCTTTTACATCtctttatgtgtgtgtgtgttttttttgacATATACAGTATGATGCTGGGGATAACAAAATGTACATGTCGGGTCCATTGCTGGCTCAGCCAAGAAAAGTGGATCAGATGCTGGAAGAACACG is a genomic window containing:
- the LOC108813056 gene encoding probable serine/threonine-protein kinase At1g54610, encoding MGCIISKKKSPKRNHHLHQRKESRSSRIDDSSQQQQDRSKFSPSRLSEKHPEIAEIGDTDEEEEDEEPKREASTTTTLVVAKEEPEVASGWPAWLVSVAGEALVGWTPRRASSFEKLEKIGQGTYSSVYRARDLLDNKIVALKRVRFDLSDLESVKFMAREIIVMRRLDHPNVLKLQGLITASASSSLYLVFEYMDHDLVGLASLPGIKFSQPQVKCYMKQLLSGLHHCHSRGVLHRDIKGSNLLIDSNGILKIADFGLATFFDPRNHVPLTSRVVTLWYRPPELLLGACHYGVGVDLWSAGCILGELYSGKPILPGKTEVEQLHKIFKLCGSPTEDYWRKLKLPPSAAFRPALPYGRRVAEMFKDLPTNVLSLLEALLSIDPDRRGSAAKALESEYFNTEPFACDPSSLPKYPPSKEIDAKLRDDAKRQEKNERQDSQTRQSHERKLIPPLKANPSLTAAMENPYLRTCVPGHSTRQMQITKDMMTSNNPTSGRVSHSGPMMKNRNHSRFTYMKDNAAAPSSRANLAGQSGSRVDTLGSDQTVMDQKRMNLRAFNRADTMDNSKRQIKIPNDPSWYDAGDNKMYMSGPLLAQPRKVDQMLEEHDRQLQEFTRQKAKHSRS